A part of Arachis hypogaea cultivar Tifrunner chromosome 12, arahy.Tifrunner.gnm2.J5K5, whole genome shotgun sequence genomic DNA contains:
- the LOC112729323 gene encoding 3-ketoacyl CoA thiolase 1, peroxisomal isoform X2, with translation MEKAIHRQRVLLKHLQQNPSHSSFHLQSTHLSASACVAGKSSYGKTDASEVDDNDVVIVAAYRTAICKAKRGGFKDTPPDDLLASVLKAVIEKTNVKASEVGDIVVGTVLAPGADKLVECRLAAFYAGFPETVPIRTVNRICSSGLQAVADVAAYIKSGFYDIGIGAGLEYMTQDSIITTLRNSNPKVETLAQAQDFLLPVGITSENLAQRYGVTRQEQDQASVESHKRAAAATTAGKFKEEIIPLPTKIVDPKTGEEKKIVVCVDDCIRPNTTLMDLAKLKPSFQKNGSTTAGNSSQVSDGAAAVLLMKRRVAMQRKLPILGIFRSFATVGVDPAVKGVGPVYAIPAALESARLVLSNIDLFEINEAFASQFVYCCKKLALDPKKVNVNGGAIALGHPLGATGTGMGAAAVFERGDT, from the exons ATGGAGAAAGCAATTCATAGACAGAGAGTTTTGCTTAAACATCTACAACAAAATCCTTCACATTCATCTTTTCATCTTCAATCCACTCATCTCTCA GCCTCAGCATGTGTTGCTGGCAAATCTTCATATGGGAAAACTGATGCTTCTGAAGTTGATGATAATGATGTGGTTATCGTAGC tgCATACCGAACTGCTATTTGCAAAGCAAAGCGTGGTGGCTTCAAGGATACCCCTCCGGATGACCTACTTGCTTCAGTTTTGAAG GCAGTAATAGAGAAAACAAATGTGAAGGCAAGTGAAGTTGGAGACATAGTTGTTGGAACAGTGTTGGCTCCTGGAGCTGACAAACTTGTTGAATGCAGATTGGCAGCCTTCTACGCTGGTTTCCCTG AGACTGTACCCATCCGAACTGTCAATAGAATATGTTCCTCTGGACTTCAGGCTGTTGCTGACGTGGCTGCTTATATAAAATCAGGCTTCTATGACATTG GCATTGGAGCAGGATTGGAGTATATGACTCAAGATAGTATCATTACAACGCTCCGTAACAGTAACCCAAaa GTGGAAACCTTGGCACAAGCCCAGGATTTTCTTCTTCCAGTGGGAATTACTTCTGAGAATCTCGCACAACGTTATGGTGTCACAAGGCAGGAGCAAGACCAAGCTTCC GTTGAGTCTCACAAGCGTGCTGCTGCTGCAACAACAGCCGGTAAATTCAAAGAAGAAATCATTCCTCTTCCCACTAAG ATTGTTGACCCAAAAACTGGAGAGGAGAAGAAAATTGTAGTGTGTGTTGATGATTGTATCCGACCAAACACAACTCTGATGGATCTTGCAAAGCTTAAGCCTTCGTTCCAAAAGAATGGATCCACCACAGCAG GGAATTCTAGCCAAGTTAGTGATGGTGCTGCAGCAGTGCTGCTCATGAAGAGAAGAGTGGCTATGCAAAGAAAGCTCCCTATTCTCGGAATCTTCAG GAGTTTTGCTACTGTTGGAGTAGACCCTGCTGTCAAAGGGGTTGGTCCTGTTTATGCAATTCCAGCTGCACTGGAATCTGCTCGTCTTGTCCTAAGTAACATTGATTTGTTTGAAATTAATGAG GCATTTGCGTCTCAGTTTGTTTATTGCTGCAAGAAATTGGCACTTGATCCCAAAAAGGTGAATGTCAATGGCGGCGCCATTGCTCTTGGGCATCCTCTCGGAGCTACGG GGACAGGTATGGGAGCTGCTGCTGTGTTTGAAAGGGGAGACACTTGA
- the LOC112729323 gene encoding 3-ketoacyl CoA thiolase 1, peroxisomal isoform X1 → MEKAIHRQRVLLKHLQQNPSHSSFHLQSTHLSASACVAGKSSYGKTDASEVDDNDVVIVAAYRTAICKAKRGGFKDTPPDDLLASVLKAVIEKTNVKASEVGDIVVGTVLAPGADKLVECRLAAFYAGFPETVPIRTVNRICSSGLQAVADVAAYIKSGFYDIGIGAGLEYMTQDSIITTLRNSNPKVETLAQAQDFLLPVGITSENLAQRYGVTRQEQDQASVESHKRAAAATTAGKFKEEIIPLPTKIVDPKTGEEKKIVVCVDDCIRPNTTLMDLAKLKPSFQKNGSTTAGNSSQVSDGAAAVLLMKRRVAMQRKLPILGIFRSFATVGVDPAVKGVGPVYAIPAALESARLVLSNIDLFEINEAFASQFVYCCKKLALDPKKVNVNGGAIALGHPLGATGARCVATLLHEMKRRGKDCRFGVISMCIGTGMGAAAVFERGDT, encoded by the exons ATGGAGAAAGCAATTCATAGACAGAGAGTTTTGCTTAAACATCTACAACAAAATCCTTCACATTCATCTTTTCATCTTCAATCCACTCATCTCTCA GCCTCAGCATGTGTTGCTGGCAAATCTTCATATGGGAAAACTGATGCTTCTGAAGTTGATGATAATGATGTGGTTATCGTAGC tgCATACCGAACTGCTATTTGCAAAGCAAAGCGTGGTGGCTTCAAGGATACCCCTCCGGATGACCTACTTGCTTCAGTTTTGAAG GCAGTAATAGAGAAAACAAATGTGAAGGCAAGTGAAGTTGGAGACATAGTTGTTGGAACAGTGTTGGCTCCTGGAGCTGACAAACTTGTTGAATGCAGATTGGCAGCCTTCTACGCTGGTTTCCCTG AGACTGTACCCATCCGAACTGTCAATAGAATATGTTCCTCTGGACTTCAGGCTGTTGCTGACGTGGCTGCTTATATAAAATCAGGCTTCTATGACATTG GCATTGGAGCAGGATTGGAGTATATGACTCAAGATAGTATCATTACAACGCTCCGTAACAGTAACCCAAaa GTGGAAACCTTGGCACAAGCCCAGGATTTTCTTCTTCCAGTGGGAATTACTTCTGAGAATCTCGCACAACGTTATGGTGTCACAAGGCAGGAGCAAGACCAAGCTTCC GTTGAGTCTCACAAGCGTGCTGCTGCTGCAACAACAGCCGGTAAATTCAAAGAAGAAATCATTCCTCTTCCCACTAAG ATTGTTGACCCAAAAACTGGAGAGGAGAAGAAAATTGTAGTGTGTGTTGATGATTGTATCCGACCAAACACAACTCTGATGGATCTTGCAAAGCTTAAGCCTTCGTTCCAAAAGAATGGATCCACCACAGCAG GGAATTCTAGCCAAGTTAGTGATGGTGCTGCAGCAGTGCTGCTCATGAAGAGAAGAGTGGCTATGCAAAGAAAGCTCCCTATTCTCGGAATCTTCAG GAGTTTTGCTACTGTTGGAGTAGACCCTGCTGTCAAAGGGGTTGGTCCTGTTTATGCAATTCCAGCTGCACTGGAATCTGCTCGTCTTGTCCTAAGTAACATTGATTTGTTTGAAATTAATGAG GCATTTGCGTCTCAGTTTGTTTATTGCTGCAAGAAATTGGCACTTGATCCCAAAAAGGTGAATGTCAATGGCGGCGCCATTGCTCTTGGGCATCCTCTCGGAGCTACGG GTGCACGTTGTGTTGCAACTTTACTGCATGAAATGAAGCGTCGTGGCAAGGATTGTCGCTTTGGTGTAATCTCAATGTGCatag GGACAGGTATGGGAGCTGCTGCTGTGTTTGAAAGGGGAGACACTTGA